AAAACAAACCATTAAGGGCTAGTCCTGACATGTGTTAAACAATAGGCGGTTAAACAGACCATAAAATAGTCAAAATACAGTTAGACAAACAGGATTATCATAACCCGACGTAATACTCAGAGATAATGTTATATTCAGACAGTTAATATTAACACAGAAACCAATTTCAACACACCCCTGTCCCTGATGTCTGAGTAGGCACCGGTCAGGAAGACAGCTTCGTCAGTGCCAACCAGGGAAAACACATCTTCAGTTTCCCCTCGAGAAAGTGCAGCAGAGCTTTCAACGTGTCACCAACTGAGCCTCCTGCAAAGTGGGCGTAcgatagttgttgttgttgttgccgcaTCATTATCCATCACTTCAGCACCATGTACTCTCGCATCCCTCCGTTCGCTATCAGAAGGGAGCATGCAACTTCTTAATGGGGTCTTCTTTTTCTCTCGCCGCGAGGGCTAACGGTGGGAATCCAGCTACCACAGCGCGCATGCCCCACCGTCGCCGTCATGGGCCACGTCTTCGAGGTTCCACAGGCTTCCCCACGTGGCGCCGTCATCCTCGGTCGACCCATACTCCTCGCTCGTGGAGGCGCCGCAGCTGCCGCTCTGCCCGGCGCTGTGGAGGAGGGCGCAGGACATGGGGCACAGGAAGTCCAAGACGTCCTGCATGATCAGCTCCTCGTGGCCGTGGTCAGCCAGCGCCGTCGCTGCCGGGCCTACGTTGCCGGTCATCTTCTCGTCGACGTCGTCCTCGGCAGTGGCGCTGGCGAGCTCGGCGTCCTTGCCCTGCCCAAGTAGCAgcttctgttgctgctgctgctgctgctgctgcatctcACGCCGCTGCATCAGGAACCGAGCCCTGGCGCGCTCGATGTTCTTGGACGGCTTGCCCTTCTTGTAGTGCGTCCTCCAGTAGTTCTTGATCTCGTTGTCCGTCCTCCCCGGGAGGCTGCGTGCAATCGTCGACCACCTGAAGAAGAAACGTGACACTGAATTTCAGCTCGATCGTTCAAGTCTATTGTTTCAGCTGATCAGTCTGCAGTACCAGTGTATATTTTACCTGTTCCCCCACAAGGAGTGGAGCTGGACTATGGTGCTCTCCTCTTGGGGTGTCATCTTGCCTCTCTTTAGATCAGGTCTGAGGTAGTTAACCCACCGCAGCCTGCAACTCTTGCCACTTCTCTTGAGACCTGCAGCAGCATGCAAAGCTCAAATGAGAAACGTACTCGGGGGCAGGCCAAGTGATTAGATTACCACATGTGCAATACTATACTACGTACCACGCAGGGGTGGTCCAGGAAAAAATATTACCTGGCCTGGCCACGTACCCATATGAACTATATAGTCTATTGGTGTCATTTGCCTCATTTAGTAATACTGAATTCATCCCTTTGCATGCGGCTTTACCCGAAAGCTCGAGCCCAGGGAGAAAGATATATTTCCACATATTGGGGTTGGATTAACCCCAACGCATGCCTGGATGCTGGATACGCCGCTAGTGCTGTGCATATATAGTTGATGTCGGCATCACTATGTTGATACTAATCCAACTAACTATTTAGGTATATATAAGTGCTAATGTCTTTCCATCTGATACATAGCCAACTGACTAGATATTTTTCATACGTcaattaactactccctccgtaaactaatataagagcgtttagatcactactttagtgatctaaatactcttatattagtttacagagggagtaattatcTGGTGATTATTCGTCCAACACTCCCCTTTGGCTTGCCAATTCTGCGAGGTGGATGCACATAGACGGGATGTATAGTCCGTCCATTATAGGCCATGCTACACTTAGTTTATACATATATGTATGTATATTTTTCACCTCAACAAACGCGTGTACGTACACTAGCTCATGGTCATGGGTGTCTTGATTAAATAGTTAATCAGTAGCCCATGGAACTTGCCCGGACTTCCCGTACGTAGCTCGCTCAGGAATCAGGACCAGCACTATATGCACGCATGCATCTTCCATGTATATCGTATGTAAAGCAGAGCTAGCTAATAGGTTTCTAC
The window above is part of the Triticum aestivum cultivar Chinese Spring chromosome 2A, IWGSC CS RefSeq v2.1, whole genome shotgun sequence genome. Proteins encoded here:
- the LOC123189739 gene encoding myb-related protein 340 encodes the protein MAEAEGQLAACWGKQDDEWRKGPWTTQEDKLLLDHVAQHGEGRWNSVSKLTGLKRSGKSCRLRWVNYLRPDLKRGKMTPQEESTIVQLHSLWGNRWSTIARSLPGRTDNEIKNYWRTHYKKGKPSKNIERARARFLMQRREMQQQQQQQQQKLLLGQGKDAELASATAEDDVDEKMTGNVGPAATALADHGHEELIMQDVLDFLCPMSCALLHSAGQSGSCGASTSEEYGSTEDDGATWGSLWNLEDVAHDGDGGACALW